GTTACTACTACGCCTAATTGTACAGGCACAAGTTCCATAGTCATTACCCAACCTACCGTTCTTACTGCATCTTCTACCGTTACCAATACTACGTGTGGAACCAGCAATGGCTCAGTAGTTATGAATGTAAGCGGTGGCAGCCCGCCATACCAATATTTATGGAATACGAATCCGCCACAAAACACCTCTGTTATCAGTAGTCTTACAGCTGGCTCTTACTTATGTACTGTTACCGATTCAAAGGGTTGTACCAAAACACTGGTATCTATCGTTCAAACTACTGGAGGAAGCATAAGCAATGTAACGGTAACCATCAAGAAGCCATGCTATCAAGATAATAATGGAAAGCTAACCATTAAAAACATAACCGGAGGTACGGCACCTTACACATACCTGTGGAGCACAGGAGCAGTTAGCAGCAGCATCAGCAATATAAGCAATGGAACATATACCCTCACCGTTACAGATGCAGGCAATTGCTCCTTTGTGAAGGTACTAAACGTGGTTCAATGGTCGCAGATTAAAGAAAACCTTACGGTAATAGATGCGGGCTGCAATCTGTGCAATGGAATTGCATACGTTGCTCCTACGGGAGGCAAAAAACCATACCGCTATTCATGGAATACCGTGCCCTTAGATTTAGATTCTTTAGCAACAGGATTATGTGCAGGTGCTTATACACTTACCATTCGCGATACTGCTAATTGTGTTAAGCAGGTACCGGTAGTTGTAAGCGATGGCAGGCCACAGATAACTGCAGCCATTACAAATGTTATTTGCAATGGGGGCAATACCGGAGCGGTTAATATTACTGTTACCTCGGGTGTTTCACCTTTTTCATACCTATGGAGTAATGGAAAAACAAGCAAAAATAATTTAAATGCAACTGCAGGAATTTACACGATAACGGTGACAAGTACCGGAGGATGTAGCAATACCAAGTCTTCTTTGGTAACGGAGCCTGCAGCTATTGCTATTTCGTTTGATACTACTTCTACTACTGCCAAAGCAGTGCCAGTTGGCGGAGTTTCGCCCTATGCTTATTTATGGAGTAATGGAAAGACCAATGCCAAAATATTGAATCTCACTGTAGGAACATATACGGTAACAGTAACAGATGCAAGTGGATGTACCAAAGTGGCTTCGGTGACCGTTAACGGGCCACGCTTCGGAGAAATGGATTTAATAGCTATAGCAGACCTAAGTGTGTACCCCAACCCTGCAAGCGAGTTTTTGAATATTGAGTTTGATGCCTTGGGAATTAATTTGGCTGAGATTTCTGTTTACAACGAAGTGGGTCAAATGTGCATAAGCAAGTCAATTTCAACGCAGCATGGAACCACACAAATACGATTTGAAACAACCTCATTGGCATCGGGAATTTATGAATTACGAATTGAATTCGCTGGAACGGTTGAAAGGCGAAAAATAGTTGTTGCAAGCAATAAGTAATCAGGTTATTAAGAAATACGCTTCATCATGGGTCACCCAATTGGGTGGCCCTTTTTTTACCACTAATTATATAATGACCACGAATTATTATCTCTTCTTTATCAATTAAAGTTGTATTTATTTATCTTAGTAGTTAATTTTGATAGACAAGTTATATAACTAATAATTAGATTTATTATGAGAAGTATTTTGATTACTCTTTCAATGGTGATGAATGGATTTGTTTCAGTGGCGCAGTTTACGAAGTGTTCATTTTATTTTAGCGCCCATCCTGACGATTGGCAATTATTTATAGGCACTAATGCATATAATGATATGCAGGAAAGCAATACGAAAGTTGTGTTTATTTATGTTACAGCAGGCGATGCAGGGTTACTTACAGGCAAAGTACCTCCGGCTACGGTTCCTTATTACGTGGCACGAGAGCGTGGTGCCAAGTATTAGCAAGAACTTGCTGTTAATTCGAAGTTTAGTTCTTCAACACCTGTT
This portion of the Bacteroidota bacterium genome encodes:
- a CDS encoding T9SS type A sorting domain-containing protein is translated as MEWPNSFASSIQNIVISNAQVNMSGVYTVTVTNLIGCSATASTTASVTSCNCVQPIVQLGKTNVSCNGGSDGTITTTINNVAGPFTYLWSNGMTVQNPTGLPIGIYTVTVTTTPNCTGTSSIVITQPTVLTASSTVTNTTCGTSNGSVVMNVSGGSPPYQYLWNTNPPQNTSVISSLTAGSYLCTVTDSKGCTKTLVSIVQTTGGSISNVTVTIKKPCYQDNNGKLTIKNITGGTAPYTYLWSTGAVSSSISNISNGTYTLTVTDAGNCSFVKVLNVVQWSQIKENLTVIDAGCNLCNGIAYVAPTGGKKPYRYSWNTVPLDLDSLATGLCAGAYTLTIRDTANCVKQVPVVVSDGRPQITAAITNVICNGGNTGAVNITVTSGVSPFSYLWSNGKTSKNNLNATAGIYTITVTSTGGCSNTKSSLVTEPAAIAISFDTTSTTAKAVPVGGVSPYAYLWSNGKTNAKILNLTVGTYTVTVTDASGCTKVASVTVNGPRFGEMDLIAIADLSVYPNPASEFLNIEFDALGINLAEISVYNEVGQMCISKSISTQHGTTQIRFETTSLASGIYELRIEFAGTVERRKIVVASNK
- a CDS encoding PIG-L family deacetylase, which gives rise to MRSILITLSMVMNGFVSVAQFTKCSFYFSAHPDDWQLFIGTNAYNDMQESNTKVVFIYVTAGDAGLLTGKVPPATVPYYVARERGAKY